Proteins encoded by one window of Castor canadensis chromosome 2, mCasCan1.hap1v2, whole genome shotgun sequence:
- the Bcl2l10 gene encoding bcl-2-like protein 10, translated as MADPLRERTERLLTDYLQYCAREPEPGAPEPPPSTPEAAVLRAAATRLRRRHWAFFSRYIGYQGNRVELMARMAEATFSDNRGLNWGRVVTLAAFAGTLLERGPSVVAEWKTRHEVARDCPRLVALLCARLVGQHRAWLEAQGGWDGFCQFFRTPLPLTFWRRRLIWTFLSCFLATALMYFWTQLHKF; from the exons ATGGCGGACCCGCTGCGGGAGCGCACCGAGCGGCTGCTGACCGACTACCTGCAGTACTGCGCCCGGGAGCCCGAGCCGGGCGCCCCCGAGCCGCCCCCGTCCACGCCCGAGGCCGCCGTGCTGCGCGCCGCCGCCACCCGGTTACGGCGTCGCCACTGGGCCTTCTTCTCCCGCTACATCGGCTACCAGGGCAATCGCGTCGAGCTGATGGCGCGGATGGCCGAAGCTACGTTCTCCGACAACCGCGGCCTCAACTGGGGCCGCGTAGTGACGCTCGCGGCCTTCGCGGGGACGCTGCTGGAGAGAGGGCCGTCGGTGGTCGCCGAGTGGAAGACGCGCCACGAAGTTGCCCGGGACTGTCCGCGCCTGGTGGCCTTGCTGTGCGCTCGGCTCGTGGGACAGCACCGTGCCTGGCTGGAGGCTCAAGGCGGCTGG GATGGCTTTTGTCAGTTCTTCAGGACACCCTTACCACTCACTTTTTGGAGAAGACGGTTGATCTGGACTTTCCTGTCATGCTTTTTAGCAACGGCCTTAATGTATTTCTGGACACAGTTACATAAGTTCTAA